In Arthrobacter sp. QXT-31, one genomic interval encodes:
- a CDS encoding cation:proton antiporter regulatory subunit — MQMEETDLPGLGRRKDFMTASGRRIGVVELREGQTELFVSTWDDPDTCQASIPLTSEEAACLGNLLGGQHIAMTLTEAHREVPGISTRQFSIAADSPFQNQPMGKARIRTRCGVSIVAIMREGEVVPSPGPDVVLHPGDLLVAVGTQEGLDTAADILRNG; from the coding sequence ATGCAAATGGAAGAGACAGACCTCCCGGGCCTGGGCCGGCGCAAGGACTTCATGACTGCATCCGGCCGGCGGATCGGGGTGGTGGAGCTGCGCGAGGGCCAGACCGAGCTGTTCGTCTCCACCTGGGATGACCCCGACACCTGCCAGGCCTCGATTCCGCTGACCAGCGAGGAAGCGGCATGCCTGGGCAATCTGCTGGGAGGCCAGCACATTGCCATGACCCTGACCGAGGCCCACCGGGAGGTTCCCGGCATCTCCACGCGGCAGTTCTCCATCGCCGCGGACTCGCCGTTCCAGAACCAGCCCATGGGCAAAGCCCGCATCCGCACCCGGTGCGGCGTTTCCATTGTGGCGATCATGCGTGAAGGCGAGGTGGTCCCGTCGCCGGGTCCCGACGTCGTTCTTCACCCCGGTGACCTGCTGGTCGCCGTCGGCACGCAAGAAGGCCTGGACACGGCGGCCGATATCCTGCGCAACGGCTGA
- a CDS encoding MFS transporter: MNSAAAPEATQPPSELEAGSQSSSKGRVLAWAAWDWGSAAFNAVMTTFVFTVYLTSQAFGGEDRASAVLGGALAIAGVAIALLAPVTGQRSDTGGRRKLWLGVNTAAVAILTALCFFVFPRPEFLLLGVSLIALANVFFEFAGVNYNAMLAQISTPRNIGKISGFGWGMGYLGGIVALLIVLQLFVQPSFEWFGASTQDSLNIRLVAVFSALWFFIFALPVMFAVPELPKPKRAAGLGFLASYGLLARRIRAIYRTSPHTIFFLLASAIFRDGLAAVFTFGGIIAAGTFGFALPQVIFFAIFGNVVAALGAIIGGFLDDKVGPKAVIIGSLTGLLVAGTMILVLGNDSHTFFGMAWSGATTFWVFGLFLCLFVGPAQSSSRAYLARLAPQGESGELFGLYATTGRAVSFLAPALFTLCITVATPLVAEGEAQRWGILGIMVVLLAGLLVLLPVKAPSEAEIAVVPQA, from the coding sequence ATGAACTCCGCAGCCGCACCCGAGGCGACACAGCCGCCGTCGGAACTCGAAGCAGGATCCCAGTCCTCCAGCAAGGGGCGGGTGCTGGCCTGGGCGGCCTGGGATTGGGGCTCCGCAGCGTTCAACGCGGTCATGACGACGTTCGTCTTCACCGTCTACCTGACGTCCCAGGCGTTCGGCGGGGAGGACCGGGCCTCGGCGGTGCTCGGCGGCGCGCTGGCCATCGCGGGAGTGGCCATCGCCCTGCTGGCGCCCGTCACGGGCCAGCGGTCGGATACCGGAGGCCGCCGCAAGCTCTGGCTGGGAGTGAACACCGCCGCCGTCGCGATCCTGACGGCACTGTGCTTCTTCGTGTTTCCGCGGCCCGAGTTCCTCCTTTTGGGGGTGTCCCTGATCGCGCTGGCCAACGTGTTCTTTGAGTTTGCCGGCGTGAACTACAACGCCATGCTGGCCCAGATCTCCACACCGCGGAACATCGGCAAGATCAGCGGGTTCGGCTGGGGCATGGGCTACCTCGGCGGCATCGTGGCCCTGCTCATTGTGCTGCAGCTCTTCGTGCAGCCGAGCTTCGAGTGGTTCGGCGCCTCAACCCAGGACAGCCTCAACATCCGGCTGGTGGCGGTGTTTTCCGCGCTGTGGTTCTTCATCTTCGCGCTGCCGGTGATGTTCGCCGTTCCTGAGCTTCCCAAGCCAAAGCGGGCCGCCGGACTCGGCTTCCTGGCATCCTACGGGCTGCTGGCCCGCAGGATCAGGGCGATCTACCGGACCAGCCCGCACACCATCTTCTTCCTCCTGGCCAGCGCCATCTTCCGGGACGGACTGGCGGCGGTCTTCACCTTCGGCGGGATCATTGCCGCCGGCACCTTCGGATTCGCCCTGCCGCAGGTCATCTTCTTCGCCATCTTCGGGAACGTCGTGGCGGCCCTCGGCGCGATAATCGGGGGCTTCCTGGATGACAAGGTGGGACCCAAGGCCGTGATTATCGGTTCCCTCACCGGCCTGCTGGTGGCCGGAACAATGATCCTGGTGCTGGGCAATGACAGCCACACGTTCTTCGGTATGGCATGGTCCGGGGCCACGACGTTCTGGGTGTTCGGCCTGTTCCTCTGCCTCTTCGTGGGCCCTGCCCAGTCCTCCTCCCGCGCATACCTGGCCCGGCTGGCGCCGCAGGGCGAATCCGGCGAGCTGTTCGGCCTGTACGCGACCACCGGCCGCGCCGTCAGCTTCCTCGCTCCCGCCCTGTTCACCCTGTGCATCACCGTTGCCACTCCCCTGGTGGCCGAGGGGGAAGCGCAGCGGTGGGGCATCCTGGGCATCATGGTGGTGCTGCTCGCCGGCCTGCTGGTCCTCCTGCCGGTGAAGGCCCCCAGCGAAGCCGAGATCGCCGTCGTCCCGCAGGCCTAA
- a CDS encoding Na+/H+ antiporter subunit A, translated as MITVLAVHFAVAAVAPFVFRKFGRNSFYALAAVPAGSFIWLLSQHAAVYGTGAVSGGHEAGATAETVPWIPSLGIEFAFRMDALAWVMSLLVLGVGALVLVYCARYFKNKDSYLGGFGAQLLAFAGAMFGLVTADDLLMLFIFWELTTVLSYLLIGYARTRLAARRSALQALMVTTAGGLAMLVGLIMLGASAGTYRISAILEQAPQLVSGPAAGAVGAAVVLILVGAVTKSALVPFHFWLPGAMAAPTPVSAYLHAAAMVKAGVYVVARLAPGFTDTPYWLPMVLGLGLATMLVGGYRALRQTDIKLILAYGTVSQLGFITMVVGLGKPDAALAGLAMLLAHGLFKATLFLVVGIIDHQSGTRDIRKLSGVFRSSRALGVVAGIGAASMAGIPLLGGFVAKESVLEAFVHFAGEPGYGPWGTVVLAGTVVGSVLTFAYSARFMWGAFAVKPGVERTPFKAIRPSFLAAPATLSVLTIVYGLWPVPVDAWIQPYAAQFAGGTSDAGSAAGAAGHLALWHGLTPALGLTAVTFAVGAAMFYGRNLVDRIQGAIPAWIDADRGYQLTIGALDDAAVWITGRTQRGSLYFYLAVILSVAFALPLSALLVANKPLPEGLYFVDPNSPLQLVAGAGIVIGALAAVRANKRFLAVLMVSVTGYGIALMFALQGAPDLALTQMLVETIILVAFVLAMRSLPAELRDRTRGKYRVVRVIIGLSFGATMVFAAIHAMGARIATPVSLEFPKLAYEGGGGLNIVNVTLVDIRAWDTFGEISVLALAATGVASLIFVRGRQDRLRTASAVAEGTVGRRHGVDKSSRDGAALALRRKFAGPTGDPWLVAGRTLAPERRSIIFEVVTRLVFHSMIIFSLYLLLAGHNLPGGGFAGGLMAGLALTLRYLAGGRFELHEATPINAGTLLGIGLATAALSGAAPVLLGGQVFQSAIIEFWLPVFGDIKFVTSTIFDTGVYIVVVGLVLDVLRSLGAEIDEHFEERPLQADGQAGGQTEGHEGDEASEPVPAGAPARSTQGGEA; from the coding sequence GTGATCACAGTCCTTGCCGTGCACTTCGCGGTTGCCGCTGTGGCGCCGTTCGTCTTCCGCAAATTCGGCCGGAATTCCTTCTACGCCCTGGCTGCCGTGCCGGCCGGATCATTCATCTGGCTCCTGTCCCAGCACGCCGCCGTCTACGGCACCGGAGCAGTCTCCGGAGGCCACGAAGCCGGGGCAACCGCCGAAACCGTCCCGTGGATTCCCAGCCTTGGCATCGAATTCGCCTTCCGCATGGACGCCCTGGCGTGGGTCATGTCCCTGCTGGTCCTCGGTGTGGGCGCCCTGGTGCTGGTCTACTGCGCACGCTACTTCAAGAACAAGGACAGTTACCTTGGCGGATTCGGCGCGCAGCTGCTGGCGTTCGCCGGGGCAATGTTCGGGCTGGTCACCGCGGATGACCTGCTCATGCTGTTCATTTTCTGGGAACTCACCACCGTCCTGTCCTATCTCCTGATCGGCTATGCGCGGACCAGACTGGCTGCCCGCCGCTCCGCGCTGCAGGCCCTCATGGTCACCACCGCCGGCGGCCTGGCCATGCTCGTCGGCCTGATCATGCTCGGGGCCAGCGCCGGCACGTACCGGATCTCCGCCATCCTCGAACAGGCACCGCAGCTGGTGTCGGGACCGGCCGCGGGAGCCGTGGGCGCCGCCGTCGTCCTGATCCTGGTCGGGGCGGTAACCAAATCCGCGCTGGTCCCCTTCCACTTCTGGCTTCCGGGCGCCATGGCCGCGCCAACGCCCGTGAGCGCCTACCTGCACGCGGCCGCGATGGTGAAGGCCGGCGTATACGTCGTGGCACGCCTCGCGCCCGGTTTCACCGATACCCCCTACTGGCTGCCGATGGTCCTCGGGCTCGGCCTGGCCACCATGCTCGTGGGCGGCTACCGGGCACTGCGCCAGACGGACATCAAGCTCATCCTGGCCTACGGCACCGTGAGCCAGCTCGGCTTCATCACCATGGTGGTGGGGCTCGGAAAGCCCGACGCCGCGCTCGCCGGCCTGGCCATGCTGCTCGCCCACGGGCTCTTCAAGGCCACGCTCTTCCTGGTGGTGGGCATCATCGACCACCAGTCCGGGACACGCGACATCCGCAAGCTCTCCGGCGTTTTCCGCTCCTCCCGGGCCCTCGGCGTGGTGGCCGGCATCGGCGCCGCCTCCATGGCCGGCATCCCGCTGCTGGGCGGCTTCGTGGCGAAGGAATCGGTCCTCGAAGCATTCGTGCACTTCGCCGGCGAGCCGGGATACGGCCCCTGGGGCACCGTGGTGCTTGCGGGCACGGTGGTGGGCTCCGTGCTGACCTTCGCCTACAGCGCCCGTTTCATGTGGGGCGCCTTCGCGGTGAAGCCGGGAGTGGAGCGCACGCCGTTCAAGGCCATCCGGCCCTCCTTCCTGGCGGCGCCGGCAACCCTGAGCGTCCTCACCATCGTGTACGGCCTGTGGCCGGTGCCCGTGGACGCCTGGATCCAGCCGTACGCGGCGCAGTTTGCTGGCGGAACGTCCGACGCCGGCAGTGCGGCAGGTGCCGCAGGGCACCTCGCGCTGTGGCACGGGCTGACCCCTGCCCTCGGGCTGACGGCCGTCACCTTCGCCGTCGGCGCTGCGATGTTCTACGGACGCAACCTGGTGGACCGGATCCAGGGCGCCATTCCGGCGTGGATCGACGCCGACCGCGGCTATCAGCTGACCATCGGCGCCCTGGACGACGCCGCCGTCTGGATCACCGGACGCACGCAGCGGGGTTCGTTGTACTTCTACCTGGCCGTGATCCTCAGTGTCGCCTTCGCGCTGCCACTGTCCGCCCTGCTCGTTGCCAACAAGCCGCTCCCCGAAGGGCTGTATTTCGTGGACCCGAACTCGCCGCTGCAGCTGGTGGCGGGTGCGGGCATTGTGATCGGGGCGCTCGCCGCCGTCCGGGCCAACAAGCGGTTCCTCGCCGTGCTCATGGTGTCCGTCACCGGTTACGGCATCGCCCTGATGTTCGCGCTGCAGGGCGCCCCGGACCTTGCCCTGACGCAGATGCTCGTGGAGACGATCATCCTGGTGGCGTTCGTGCTGGCCATGCGCAGCCTCCCGGCGGAACTGCGGGACCGCACCCGCGGCAAATACCGCGTTGTCCGCGTCATCATCGGCCTGTCCTTCGGCGCCACCATGGTCTTCGCCGCCATCCATGCGATGGGCGCGCGCATCGCCACGCCCGTCTCCCTTGAATTCCCGAAGCTGGCCTATGAGGGCGGTGGCGGGCTCAACATCGTCAACGTCACCCTGGTGGACATCCGCGCCTGGGACACCTTCGGCGAGATCTCCGTGCTGGCGCTCGCCGCGACCGGCGTGGCAAGCCTCATCTTCGTCCGCGGCCGCCAGGACCGGCTGCGCACAGCGTCCGCCGTGGCCGAGGGGACCGTGGGCCGCCGCCACGGCGTGGACAAATCCTCGCGGGACGGCGCCGCGTTGGCGCTGCGGCGCAAGTTCGCGGGGCCGACAGGGGACCCCTGGCTCGTGGCCGGGCGCACGCTGGCACCGGAGCGCCGCTCCATCATCTTCGAAGTGGTCACCCGGCTGGTTTTCCACTCGATGATCATCTTCTCGCTCTACCTGCTGCTGGCCGGCCACAACCTCCCCGGCGGCGGTTTCGCCGGCGGCCTCATGGCGGGGCTTGCCCTCACCCTGCGGTACCTGGCGGGCGGCCGGTTCGAACTGCACGAAGCCACCCCGATCAACGCCGGCACCTTGCTTGGTATCGGCCTGGCCACGGCCGCGCTGTCCGGGGCCGCCCCGGTTCTGCTGGGCGGACAGGTGTTCCAGAGCGCCATCATCGAGTTCTGGCTGCCGGTCTTCGGCGACATCAAGTTCGTTACCTCCACCATCTTCGACACCGGCGTCTACATCGTGGTGGTGGGCCTGGTGCTGGACGTGCTGCGCAGCCTCGGCGCTGAAATCGACGAGCACTTCGAAGAACGTCCCCTGCAGGCGGACGGGCAGGCTGGCGGACAGACGGAAGGGCACGAGGGCGATGAGGCCAGCGAGCCGGTGCCGGCCGGCGCTCCGGCCAGATCAACCCAAGGCGGCGAAGCATGA
- a CDS encoding Na(+)/H(+) antiporter subunit C: MTVNLTLLTVMGALYACGIYLILERSLTRVLLGLMLLANATNLLILATGGYAGLAPFFSKDTDPASYNDPLPQALILTSIVISFAVTAFMLGIIYRTWVLARQDDIQDDIEDRRVAETPSFDAEDDAVIPMETSEFPLPMRGPDTAAATEPSAQPGATVETGGRTLLAEHAALEEKPGSGNLVPGTDTAPGTDTTTNTGTTPNTDTAPKTDTGTDGGAK, from the coding sequence ATGACCGTAAACCTGACCCTGCTCACGGTCATGGGCGCACTCTACGCCTGCGGCATCTACCTGATCCTGGAACGCAGCCTCACCCGGGTGCTGCTGGGGCTGATGCTGCTGGCCAACGCCACCAACCTGCTGATCCTCGCCACCGGCGGCTACGCCGGACTGGCACCGTTCTTCAGCAAGGACACTGACCCCGCCTCCTACAACGACCCCCTGCCGCAGGCACTGATCCTGACCTCCATCGTCATTTCCTTCGCAGTGACGGCCTTCATGCTCGGCATCATCTACAGGACCTGGGTACTTGCCCGCCAAGACGATATCCAGGACGACATCGAGGACCGCCGCGTGGCCGAAACCCCCAGCTTCGACGCGGAGGACGACGCCGTCATCCCGATGGAAACCTCCGAGTTTCCCCTGCCCATGCGCGGACCGGACACCGCCGCCGCGACGGAGCCCTCGGCTCAGCCGGGAGCCACAGTGGAAACCGGCGGGCGGACCCTTTTGGCGGAACACGCGGCGCTGGAGGAAAAGCCGGGATCGGGCAACCTCGTCCCCGGCACGGACACGGCCCCAGGCACGGACACAACCACAAACACAGGCACAACGCCGAACACAGACACTGCCCCAAAAACAGACACCGGCACTGACGGAGGCGCGAAGTGA
- a CDS encoding Na+/H+ antiporter subunit D, giving the protein MNLASLAPLAVVLPILGAALTFVLIRHSRAQRAVSIGLLSLTLLLECLLLASVWNGGTAAVNIGGWVPPWGIVMVVDQFSSLMLVVSSAVSLAVLVYATGQGMADGDQDAPVSIFHPTYLILVAGVSNAFLSGDLFNLYVGFEILLTASYVLMTLGGTGPRIRAGVTYVVVSVVSSVLFLIAIAMVYGATGTVNMADLAIKLAELDQGTRTLLHVMLLVAFGIKAAVFPLSFWLPDSYPTAPAPVTAVFAGLLTKVGVYAMVRTETLLFPGDSLNTPLMVVALLTMVVGILGALAQSDIKRLLSFTLVSHIGYMVFGLAMSSVAGLAAAVFYVAHHITIQTSLFLVTGLIERRGGSSSVDRLAGLAKLSPLLALLFFVPGMNLAGIPPFSGFLGKLGLMQAGVALGTPLAYTLVIGGVLTSLLTLLAVARVWNRAFWRKAEDAEHPDPVLLAAPAPEGGTTPVRLLPRTMVGSTLGLVVLGVALTVFAGPLFQVADQSAAAMLDRSSYIQAVLGDGVAAPALALSGGGK; this is encoded by the coding sequence GTGAACCTTGCAAGCCTTGCCCCGCTCGCCGTCGTACTTCCCATTCTGGGCGCGGCGCTGACGTTCGTGCTGATCCGGCATTCCCGCGCGCAGCGCGCCGTGAGCATTGGCCTGCTTTCGCTGACCCTGCTGCTGGAGTGCCTGCTCCTGGCGTCCGTCTGGAACGGCGGCACGGCGGCAGTGAACATCGGCGGCTGGGTGCCGCCGTGGGGCATCGTCATGGTGGTGGACCAGTTCTCCTCGCTGATGCTCGTGGTGTCGTCGGCGGTGAGCCTCGCGGTTCTCGTGTACGCCACCGGGCAGGGCATGGCCGACGGCGACCAGGACGCCCCCGTGTCGATCTTCCACCCCACCTACCTGATCCTCGTGGCCGGGGTCTCCAACGCGTTCCTCTCCGGGGACCTGTTCAATCTGTATGTCGGGTTCGAGATCCTGCTGACGGCGAGCTATGTGCTGATGACCCTCGGCGGCACGGGACCGCGCATCCGGGCGGGCGTCACCTACGTGGTGGTCTCCGTCGTGTCCTCGGTGCTGTTCCTGATCGCCATCGCGATGGTCTACGGCGCCACAGGAACCGTCAACATGGCGGACCTGGCCATCAAGCTCGCGGAACTGGACCAGGGCACCAGGACGCTCCTGCACGTCATGCTGCTGGTGGCGTTCGGCATCAAGGCCGCTGTTTTCCCGCTCTCCTTCTGGCTTCCGGACTCGTACCCGACGGCGCCGGCCCCGGTCACGGCCGTGTTCGCCGGCCTGCTGACCAAGGTGGGCGTCTACGCCATGGTCCGCACCGAAACCCTGCTGTTCCCCGGCGACAGCCTCAACACGCCGCTGATGGTGGTGGCGCTGCTGACCATGGTGGTCGGCATCCTGGGTGCCCTCGCCCAAAGCGACATCAAGCGTCTGCTGTCCTTCACCCTGGTCAGCCACATCGGCTACATGGTGTTCGGCCTGGCGATGTCCTCCGTGGCAGGCCTGGCAGCCGCCGTGTTCTATGTGGCGCACCACATCACCATCCAGACCAGCCTCTTCCTGGTCACCGGCCTGATTGAGCGCCGCGGCGGCAGCTCCTCCGTGGACAGGCTCGCCGGGCTGGCCAAACTGTCGCCGCTGCTGGCGCTGCTGTTCTTCGTTCCCGGAATGAACCTGGCCGGCATCCCGCCGTTCTCCGGCTTCCTCGGCAAGCTCGGGCTGATGCAGGCCGGCGTCGCGCTGGGAACGCCGCTGGCCTATACGCTGGTGATCGGGGGCGTGCTGACGAGCCTCCTCACGCTCCTGGCAGTCGCCCGCGTCTGGAACCGCGCCTTCTGGCGGAAGGCCGAGGACGCGGAGCACCCCGATCCCGTCCTCCTGGCTGCCCCCGCCCCCGAAGGCGGCACCACGCCGGTGCGGCTGCTGCCGCGGACCATGGTGGGCTCCACGCTGGGCCTGGTGGTGCTGGGTGTGGCGCTCACCGTCTTCGCCGGACCGCTCTTCCAGGTGGCCGACCAGTCGGCCGCGGCCATGCTGGACAGATCCTCCTACATCCAGGCTGTGCTCGGTGACGGCGTTGCCGCTCCGGCCCTGGCGCTGAGCGGAGGCGGAAAGTGA
- a CDS encoding Na+/H+ antiporter subunit E, whose protein sequence is MSRQRVSLRQELPLLVWLVIVWGALWQDFSPGNLLFGALLAIAVARLFYLPPVELSGRFNVLRAVPFAVVFLGRVVAASCQVFYLAMTQGPKVTNAVVAVPLRSHSDLMVTATGHVISLIPGSLVVEVDRSTSTLYIHGLNVRTGEDVLKLRKEVRDTEAGLIRIMGTKDELAALNQEAGNQEAGA, encoded by the coding sequence GTGAGCCGGCAACGGGTGTCCCTGCGGCAGGAACTGCCGCTGCTGGTCTGGCTGGTCATTGTCTGGGGAGCCCTCTGGCAGGACTTCAGCCCGGGCAACCTGCTTTTCGGCGCCCTGCTGGCAATCGCGGTAGCGCGCCTGTTCTACCTGCCGCCAGTGGAGCTGAGCGGCCGCTTCAACGTGCTGCGGGCCGTTCCGTTCGCGGTGGTGTTCCTCGGCCGGGTCGTGGCCGCCAGCTGCCAGGTGTTCTACCTGGCGATGACCCAGGGGCCCAAGGTGACCAACGCCGTCGTCGCCGTTCCGTTGCGGAGCCATTCGGACCTGATGGTGACGGCGACCGGCCACGTGATCTCCCTGATCCCGGGGTCCCTGGTGGTGGAGGTGGACAGATCCACGTCCACGCTCTACATCCACGGACTGAACGTCCGCACCGGGGAGGACGTCCTCAAACTGCGCAAGGAAGTCCGGGACACCGAGGCGGGGCTCATCCGGATCATGGGAACCAAGGACGAGCTTGCCGCCCTCAACCAGGAGGCTGGCAACCAGGAGGCTGGCGCATGA
- a CDS encoding monovalent cation/H+ antiporter complex subunit F: MMELVLTVTAVALALAAAGAIIRIARGPSLLDRVLAADVLLAILGAALCIDMAVNRHLNNLMLVVGISIIGFIGSVTVARFVADRREQPNES; encoded by the coding sequence ATGATGGAACTGGTCCTCACGGTCACGGCCGTGGCGCTCGCCCTCGCCGCCGCGGGAGCGATCATCCGCATCGCCCGCGGCCCCTCGCTGCTGGACCGGGTTCTCGCCGCGGACGTGCTGCTGGCCATCCTGGGCGCGGCGCTGTGCATCGACATGGCAGTGAACCGGCACCTGAACAACCTGATGCTGGTGGTTGGCATCTCCATTATCGGGTTCATCGGCTCGGTGACCGTGGCCCGCTTCGTGGCCGACAGGCGGGAGCAGCCCAATGAGTCCTGA
- the mnhG gene encoding monovalent cation/H(+) antiporter subunit G, which produces MSPEPNAVDTVVDAVSAVFMVVGALMSLAAAIGLLRFPDLMSRMHAATKPQVLGLFLLLAAVGLQLRTWWVWPVLLVAWIFQLLTVPVSAHMVGRAGYRTKHLHKELLSTDELEAVVLKAAKAARKSEADDGGSRTD; this is translated from the coding sequence ATGAGTCCTGAACCCAATGCCGTGGATACCGTGGTCGACGCTGTTTCAGCCGTGTTCATGGTGGTGGGAGCCCTGATGTCCCTCGCCGCCGCGATCGGCCTGCTGCGCTTTCCCGACCTCATGAGCCGCATGCACGCGGCCACCAAGCCGCAGGTGCTGGGGCTGTTCCTGCTGCTCGCCGCGGTGGGGCTGCAGCTGCGGACGTGGTGGGTGTGGCCGGTGCTGCTCGTGGCCTGGATCTTCCAGCTGCTCACGGTGCCCGTCTCGGCCCACATGGTTGGCCGTGCCGGCTACCGCACCAAGCACCTCCACAAGGAGCTGCTCAGCACCGACGAGCTGGAGGCCGTGGTGCTCAAGGCCGCCAAGGCGGCCCGGAAGTCGGAAGCGGACGACGGCGGCAGCCGCACCGATTAA
- a CDS encoding DUF4235 domain-containing protein, producing the protein MSFFIKLLGTGISLLAGFAGTKAVDTIWEKVTGKKPPKGDKDDVPTTLRTALTFALVSASVSAVIQVLANRGTQRAITRFAKSQDIV; encoded by the coding sequence ATGAGTTTCTTCATCAAACTGCTTGGCACCGGCATCAGCCTGCTGGCGGGCTTCGCCGGCACCAAGGCCGTCGATACCATCTGGGAAAAGGTCACGGGAAAGAAGCCCCCCAAGGGCGACAAGGATGACGTCCCCACCACGCTGCGCACTGCCCTGACGTTCGCCCTCGTCTCCGCGTCCGTGAGCGCCGTGATCCAGGTCCTGGCCAACCGCGGCACGCAGCGGGCCATCACCCGCTTCGCCAAGAGCCAGGACATCGTCTAG
- a CDS encoding heme-degrading domain-containing protein codes for MTQQDSGAAALPTFDPDSAEEQPAESLAAMIGQIEGEIAELQFPRFTKDDALALGLELVERGKEGNLPIAIDITKGEQVLFHVALEGATPDNEGWVRAKQRTALRYEEPSLLVGLRGRAGGGRIEDNAWFDQSTYAAHGGAFPVYVRDVGAVAVVTVSGLPQVADHRLVVEALREIHRSMRLG; via the coding sequence ATGACGCAACAGGACTCCGGCGCCGCTGCCCTGCCCACCTTTGACCCCGACTCCGCCGAGGAACAGCCGGCGGAATCCCTGGCAGCCATGATCGGCCAGATCGAGGGTGAGATCGCCGAACTGCAGTTTCCCCGGTTCACCAAGGACGATGCCCTGGCGCTCGGCCTGGAACTGGTGGAGCGCGGCAAGGAAGGGAACCTGCCCATCGCCATCGACATCACCAAGGGCGAACAGGTCCTCTTCCATGTGGCGCTCGAGGGTGCCACCCCGGACAACGAGGGCTGGGTGCGGGCCAAGCAGCGGACTGCCCTGCGCTACGAGGAGCCGTCGCTGCTGGTGGGCCTGCGGGGCAGGGCCGGCGGCGGACGGATCGAGGACAACGCCTGGTTCGACCAGTCCACCTACGCCGCCCACGGCGGAGCCTTTCCCGTCTATGTGCGGGATGTGGGTGCGGTGGCCGTGGTCACGGTGTCCGGCCTGCCGCAGGTGGCCGATCACCGCCTCGTGGTGGAGGCGCTGCGGGAAATCCACCGTTCCATGCGGCTGGGCTGA
- a CDS encoding ECF transporter S component, with protein MTTAAIKKTGYNWRVADIVVAALIAVAGGVIFWAWSQGANVISTPVNAVYPPLTGLYAGGWMIPAVLGMLIIRKPGAALFCETVAATGELLMGSQYGTTVLISGLLQGLGAELVFAAFRYKKFNLPVALLAGAGAGLFCGLNDSFAPWGWNIAYAAGDKFAYIVFCAISGAVIAGALSWIATRGLAKTGVLSSFASRKAATEPVFN; from the coding sequence ATGACAACTGCAGCAATCAAGAAGACCGGCTACAACTGGCGCGTGGCCGACATCGTGGTGGCGGCGCTCATCGCCGTCGCCGGAGGCGTGATCTTCTGGGCCTGGTCCCAGGGCGCCAACGTCATCTCCACTCCCGTGAACGCCGTCTACCCGCCCCTGACCGGCCTGTACGCCGGCGGCTGGATGATCCCGGCGGTCCTGGGCATGCTCATCATCCGCAAGCCCGGCGCGGCCCTGTTCTGCGAAACGGTGGCGGCCACCGGCGAACTCCTGATGGGCTCGCAGTACGGCACCACTGTGCTGATCTCCGGCCTCCTGCAGGGCCTGGGCGCGGAACTCGTGTTCGCCGCCTTCCGGTACAAGAAGTTCAACCTCCCTGTTGCGCTCCTCGCCGGAGCCGGCGCCGGGCTGTTCTGCGGCCTCAACGACTCGTTCGCGCCGTGGGGCTGGAACATCGCCTACGCCGCCGGTGACAAGTTCGCGTACATCGTGTTCTGCGCCATCTCCGGCGCGGTCATCGCAGGCGCCCTGTCCTGGATCGCCACCCGCGGCCTGGCCAAGACCGGCGTGCTGAGCTCCTTCGCTTCCCGCAAGGCCGCCACGGAGCCCGTCTTCAACTGA